A stretch of Streptomyces vietnamensis DNA encodes these proteins:
- a CDS encoding helix-turn-helix domain-containing protein, protein MVNIRSLDPSASPLDYYGSELRRLREDSGLSQSQLGAVVFCTGSLIGQIETAKKVPTREFSERIDAALMTGGFFTRLVGLVLRSQLPTWFQEFAELEAKAAYISTYQSQMIYGLLQTEAYARAVLSVEQTDRLEEMLAGRMERQRILQGAHPPMLCVVLDEAALRREIGGQEVMRAQLEHLLSFGSEPWVQIQVLPNTVGEHPGLLGSFTLLRFEKDPDLFYCESYDSGHMTVNSHVIRERSFGYARLQAMAASPKESAELIARVMEERYGPGAVA, encoded by the coding sequence GTGGTCAACATCCGTAGCCTTGACCCGTCCGCCTCGCCGCTGGACTACTACGGATCCGAACTCCGCCGCCTCAGAGAGGACTCCGGGCTCAGCCAGAGCCAGCTCGGTGCCGTCGTCTTCTGTACGGGTTCGCTGATCGGCCAGATCGAGACGGCGAAGAAGGTCCCGACGCGGGAGTTCTCGGAGCGGATCGACGCGGCGCTGATGACGGGCGGGTTCTTCACGCGGCTGGTGGGGCTGGTGCTGCGGAGCCAGTTGCCGACGTGGTTCCAGGAGTTCGCCGAGCTGGAGGCGAAGGCGGCGTACATCTCGACGTACCAGTCGCAGATGATCTACGGGCTGCTCCAGACGGAGGCGTACGCGCGGGCGGTACTGAGCGTCGAGCAGACCGATCGCCTGGAAGAGATGCTCGCCGGTCGCATGGAGCGGCAGCGAATCCTGCAAGGTGCGCATCCACCGATGCTCTGCGTGGTGCTCGACGAGGCCGCGCTGCGCCGGGAGATCGGTGGGCAGGAGGTTATGCGGGCGCAGCTGGAGCACCTGCTGAGTTTCGGCAGCGAACCGTGGGTGCAGATCCAGGTTCTGCCGAACACGGTGGGGGAGCACCCGGGTCTGCTTGGTTCATTCACCCTTCTGAGGTTCGAGAAAGACCCTGACCTTTTCTACTGCGAGAGCTACGACTCGGGGCACATGACCGTCAATTCCCACGTGATCAGGGAACGTTCCTTCGGATACGCTCGCCTGCAGGCGATGGCCGCCTCCCCGAAGGAGTCGGCCGAGCTGATCGCGCGCGTCATGGAGGAACGATATGGACCCGGTGCAGTGGCGTAA
- a CDS encoding DUF397 domain-containing protein, with protein MDPVQWRKSSYSGPNGGECIECAPLGTASWRKSSYSGPNGGDCVEVADLAPHIAVRDSKNPEGPAFLATPAAFAMFVEAAAQGRI; from the coding sequence ATGGACCCGGTGCAGTGGCGTAAGTCGTCGTACAGCGGCCCGAACGGCGGCGAGTGCATCGAGTGCGCCCCCCTCGGCACCGCCTCCTGGCGTAAGTCCTCCTACAGCGGCCCGAACGGCGGCGACTGCGTCGAGGTCGCCGACCTCGCCCCCCACATCGCCGTCCGCGACTCCAAGAACCCCGAAGGCCCCGCCTTCCTCGCCACCCCCGCCGCCTTCGCCATGTTCGTCGAGGCCGCCGCGCAGGGGCGTATCTGA
- a CDS encoding LysR family transcriptional regulator has product MSIELRHLRCFLAIAEETSLTRAAARLHLTQPAVSRTLAALEQHLGARLVDRSTHHLALTAEGRAFQDRAAAALAAFDAAVDPARLRHRPLRLGHAWSAFGPYTTPLLRRWRRTHPETPLELLRIDDRTAGLARGEVDAALLRGAVDAPGLVTEELATEDRVAALPDDHPLADRPRLTLGDLADETVVLNTVSGTTTLSLWPATARPAATLTVANTDDWLTAIAAGRGIGVSSASTAALHPHPGVTYRPLPDAPPLPVVLAWRDAFPHPATGALVAMAREIVSGE; this is encoded by the coding sequence ATGAGCATCGAGCTGCGCCACCTCCGCTGCTTCCTCGCCATCGCCGAGGAGACCAGCCTCACCAGGGCGGCCGCCCGGCTCCACCTCACCCAGCCCGCCGTCTCCCGCACCCTCGCCGCCCTGGAACAGCACCTCGGCGCCCGGCTCGTCGACCGCTCCACCCACCACCTCGCGCTCACCGCCGAAGGCCGCGCGTTCCAGGACCGGGCGGCCGCCGCCCTCGCCGCCTTCGACGCCGCCGTCGACCCGGCGCGCCTGCGCCACCGCCCGCTGCGCCTCGGGCACGCCTGGTCGGCCTTCGGCCCGTACACCACTCCCCTGCTCCGGCGCTGGCGGCGCACCCACCCCGAGACCCCGCTCGAACTCCTCCGCATCGACGACCGCACCGCCGGTCTCGCCCGCGGCGAGGTCGACGCGGCGCTGCTGCGCGGGGCCGTGGACGCGCCCGGCCTGGTCACGGAGGAACTCGCCACGGAGGACCGGGTTGCCGCCCTCCCCGACGACCACCCGCTCGCGGACCGCCCCCGCCTCACCCTCGGCGACCTCGCGGACGAGACGGTCGTCCTCAACACCGTCTCGGGCACGACCACCCTCTCGCTCTGGCCGGCCACCGCCCGCCCGGCGGCCACCCTGACCGTCGCCAACACCGACGACTGGCTCACGGCGATCGCCGCCGGCCGGGGCATCGGCGTCTCCTCCGCCTCGACGGCGGCCCTCCACCCCCACCCGGGCGTCACCTACCGCCCCCTCCCCGACGCACCCCCGCTCCCGGTGGTCCTGGCCTGGCGCGACGCCTTCCCGCACCCGGCGACGGGGGCGCTGGTGGCGATGGCGCGGGAGATCGTCAGCGGGGAGTGA
- a CDS encoding EamA family transporter → MRAEAARSSVAGHRLAPIALVVAGGLSVQFGSAVAVLLMPRAGALGVVTLRLVLAAAILLIVCRPKVRGYGRADWGTIVAFGTAMAGMNNLFYLSASRIPLGAAVTLEVLGPLILSVVASRRLVNLLWAGLALGGVVLLGGGGFERLDPLGAGFALAAGAMWAAYIVFSARTGRRFPQADGLALAMAFGAVISLPLGIAEAGDKLLVPSTIGLGLGVALMSSVLPYTLELLALRRLPAPTFAILMSLEPAIAATAGFLVLHQALSATDALAIALVIGASMGAVRTQTRRRDAL, encoded by the coding sequence GTGCGGGCGGAGGCGGCTCGGTCCTCCGTCGCCGGTCACCGCCTCGCCCCCATCGCGCTCGTCGTCGCCGGTGGGCTCTCCGTGCAGTTCGGCTCCGCCGTCGCCGTGCTCCTGATGCCCCGCGCGGGTGCGCTCGGGGTCGTCACCCTGCGGCTCGTGCTCGCGGCCGCCATCCTGCTGATCGTCTGCCGGCCCAAGGTCCGCGGCTACGGTCGCGCCGACTGGGGGACGATCGTCGCCTTCGGTACGGCCATGGCCGGCATGAACAACCTCTTCTACCTGTCCGCCAGCCGGATCCCGCTGGGCGCCGCCGTGACCCTGGAGGTCCTCGGCCCGCTGATCCTCTCGGTCGTGGCCTCCCGTCGCCTCGTCAACCTCCTGTGGGCCGGGCTCGCCCTCGGCGGTGTCGTCCTCCTCGGGGGCGGGGGCTTCGAGCGGCTCGACCCGCTCGGTGCGGGCTTCGCGCTCGCGGCGGGCGCGATGTGGGCGGCGTACATCGTCTTCAGCGCCCGCACGGGCCGCCGCTTCCCGCAGGCCGACGGGCTCGCGCTCGCCATGGCCTTCGGTGCGGTCATCAGCCTGCCGCTCGGCATCGCGGAGGCCGGCGACAAGCTCCTCGTGCCGTCGACGATCGGCCTGGGCCTCGGCGTCGCGCTGATGTCCTCGGTCCTCCCGTACACCCTGGAACTCCTCGCCCTGCGCCGCCTGCCCGCGCCCACCTTCGCGATCCTGATGAGCCTGGAACCGGCCATCGCGGCCACGGCGGGCTTCCTCGTCCTCCACCAGGCGCTGTCCGCCACCGACGCCCTCGCGATCGCCCTCGTCATCGGGGCGAGCATGGGCGCGGTCCGGACGCAGACGCGCCGCCGGGACGCTCTCTAG
- a CDS encoding VOC family protein produces the protein MIADLQCVVLDCPAPRELSAFYRAVLGGDVDRPDPRWSLGEGWSTLHTPGGLVLCFQGVAGHRPPTWPGPERPQQSHLDFGVADLDAAQEQVLAAGATLLDDGAGTRSWRVYADPAGHPFCLVRH, from the coding sequence ATGATCGCCGACCTGCAGTGCGTCGTCCTCGACTGTCCCGCGCCCCGTGAACTCTCCGCGTTCTACCGGGCCGTGCTCGGCGGGGACGTCGACCGGCCCGATCCGCGCTGGTCCCTCGGCGAGGGCTGGTCCACGCTGCACACGCCCGGCGGGCTCGTCCTCTGCTTCCAGGGCGTCGCCGGCCACCGCCCGCCGACGTGGCCGGGCCCGGAGCGGCCCCAGCAGTCCCACCTCGACTTCGGCGTCGCCGATCTGGACGCCGCCCAGGAGCAGGTCCTCGCGGCGGGTGCGACGCTGCTCGACGACGGGGCCGGGACGCGGAGCTGGCGCGTCTACGCGGACCCGGCGGGGCATCCGTTCTGCCTGGTCAGGCACTGA
- a CDS encoding DUF1272 domain-containing protein, protein MALEMRDRCERCETAVLTADGPARICSYECSYCVPCADAMNDVCPNCGGELVPRPRRAVG, encoded by the coding sequence ATGGCTCTGGAGATGCGTGACCGGTGCGAGCGCTGCGAGACGGCGGTCCTGACGGCGGACGGGCCCGCCCGGATCTGCTCGTACGAGTGCAGCTACTGCGTGCCCTGCGCCGACGCCATGAACGACGTCTGCCCCAACTGCGGCGGCGAACTCGTCCCGCGTCCGCGTCGGGCCGTCGGGTAG
- a CDS encoding arginine decarboxylase, producing MTASTSSTPEPAALPARPGAYPDGRTPLADAVLAVARRDIATFHALPLSHGRSIRDSHMRETYEALFGVAQLAADVSYSGTMLDSFFRPRGPLREAQRLAARSFGADATFFLSAGTSTANRVALTALTQPGSRVLADRSCHQSVHFALNSLGVEVAYAPMQRCCDGCPRTYADLPRLLEMFRAAAAEGRPFDTVVLSAVSYDGVRYDLPTVLTELASVHPTVSVLVDEAWGAAHRFHPRLRPLTALHAVETLRAADPRFALNVAVTHSAHKSMSALRQGSYLHLIGDGEAQERTAQALFQHHTTSPSWPVLASLDLARLQAETEGEALLGRSLGLASTLRVELATDPRLSAYRPLGPDGHLTDAAQLVSDDPTRVLVDISALGITAADFRRMLFDEYALYVARESGDAVLFHIHIGVDEATLLRLLDALRTIQRTYRSASAALATGTSEHFIIAYPPGIPITVPGEKLCERTLSQIDELRSSGCEIYTLRNPTVSARELAVQAAVTGSVPTTVDHLPARASTSESRTSTSESRPVECRTEQLAGAAAAVSAAGTTAATVTAAATAVVTS from the coding sequence ATGACCGCATCCACCAGCTCCACTCCGGAGCCGGCAGCACTGCCGGCTCGTCCCGGGGCCTACCCGGACGGCAGGACCCCCCTCGCCGACGCCGTGCTCGCAGTCGCCCGACGTGACATCGCCACGTTCCACGCGCTGCCGCTCTCGCACGGCCGGTCTATCCGCGACTCCCACATGCGGGAGACCTACGAGGCGCTCTTCGGCGTCGCGCAGCTCGCGGCCGACGTGTCCTACAGCGGCACGATGCTCGATTCCTTCTTCCGGCCACGGGGCCCGCTCCGCGAGGCCCAGCGCCTCGCGGCCCGCAGCTTCGGCGCCGACGCCACCTTCTTCCTCTCCGCCGGCACGAGCACCGCCAACCGGGTCGCCCTGACCGCGCTGACCCAGCCCGGCTCCCGCGTCCTCGCGGACCGCTCCTGCCACCAGTCGGTGCACTTCGCCCTCAACTCGCTCGGCGTCGAGGTCGCGTACGCCCCCATGCAGCGCTGCTGCGACGGCTGCCCCCGGACGTACGCCGACCTGCCCCGGCTCCTGGAGATGTTCCGCGCAGCCGCCGCCGAGGGCCGGCCCTTCGACACCGTCGTCCTCTCCGCCGTCTCCTACGACGGCGTCCGGTACGACCTGCCGACCGTCCTTACCGAACTCGCCTCCGTCCACCCCACGGTGTCGGTCCTGGTCGACGAGGCCTGGGGCGCCGCCCACCGCTTCCACCCCCGGCTGCGCCCGCTCACCGCGCTGCACGCCGTCGAGACCCTGCGCGCCGCCGACCCCCGCTTCGCCCTGAACGTGGCCGTCACCCACTCCGCGCACAAGTCGATGTCCGCACTCCGCCAGGGCTCCTACCTGCACCTCATCGGCGACGGCGAGGCCCAGGAGCGCACCGCCCAGGCCCTCTTCCAGCACCACACCACCTCGCCCAGCTGGCCCGTGCTCGCCAGCCTGGACCTCGCCCGGCTCCAGGCCGAGACCGAGGGCGAGGCCCTCCTCGGCCGCTCCCTCGGGCTCGCCAGCACCCTGCGCGTCGAGCTCGCCACCGACCCGCGGCTCTCCGCGTACCGCCCGCTCGGGCCCGACGGCCACCTCACCGACGCCGCGCAGCTCGTCAGCGACGACCCCACCCGGGTCCTCGTCGACATCAGCGCCCTCGGCATCACGGCGGCCGACTTCCGCCGGATGCTCTTCGACGAGTACGCGCTGTACGTGGCCCGGGAGAGCGGCGACGCCGTCCTCTTCCACATCCACATCGGTGTGGACGAGGCCACCCTGCTGCGCCTGCTCGACGCCCTGCGCACCATCCAGCGCACCTACCGGAGCGCCTCCGCGGCCCTGGCCACGGGTACCTCCGAGCACTTCATCATCGCCTACCCGCCCGGCATCCCCATCACGGTGCCCGGCGAGAAGCTCTGCGAGCGGACGCTCAGTCAGATCGACGAGCTGCGCTCCAGCGGCTGCGAGATCTACACGCTGCGGAACCCGACCGTCTCCGCGCGCGAGCTCGCCGTCCAGGCCGCCGTCACCGGCTCCGTACCGACGACCGTCGATCACCTGCCGGCCCGTGCGAGTACGAGCGAGTCCCGTACGAGTACGAGCGAGTCCCGTCCGGTCGAGTGCCGTACCGAACAGCTCGCCGGTGCCGCCGCCGCCGTCTCGGCCGCCGGCACCACCGCGGCCACCGTCACGGCCGCCGCCACCGCCGTCGTCACCAGCTGA
- a CDS encoding class I adenylate-forming enzyme family protein — MIKIADIRKHAARWPQRVAVVDGETRMTWASFADKVSRVACAIQDLLPEARPARAVFLAENSWELVVSMAAVSSLGIPCVGLDYTAGPVATTAALDQLEPTVVITSKAHRALVEECGWPGGRDILDIFIDSEPVGLPDGQTVSVSFTDLLVSAPGEPQPVEQPFEAFSFTSGTSGVPKMVVRRTSFEARRFADLVDQYAFDEEDVHLVTVPLYHASGPGWARIFLTLGGTVVLGPHDDAGELIRIIQDEGVSTTLMVPPVLARVVAHPNSEHLHKTSRLHFVLSGGRHLNRWVINNAWDRLGPVLHLYYGTTETGVNVMIGPEELHVAPCRSGRPMPGNTVVVLDADNKPLPKGSRGRVAIASYQLMDSYATSEPDFMTLDYGGRTQRFLLTGDSGLVDEAGRLELTGRNDGVAKAEAGKPLDVNIFGLEADLMDLPCVRETAVLRTSLPGVGEVLVVPFTPVAPERQESGYRAVSAACARRVPCLPAYVVPVDAIPYSPTGKVRAAQLLESVLPLLDIRPADSREPEPAGV; from the coding sequence ATGATCAAGATCGCGGACATCCGCAAGCACGCCGCCCGCTGGCCCCAGCGCGTCGCCGTCGTCGACGGCGAGACCCGCATGACCTGGGCGAGCTTCGCCGACAAGGTCAGCCGGGTCGCCTGCGCCATCCAGGACCTGCTGCCCGAGGCCCGGCCCGCCCGCGCGGTCTTCCTCGCCGAGAACAGCTGGGAGCTGGTGGTCTCCATGGCCGCCGTCAGCTCCCTCGGCATCCCCTGCGTCGGCCTCGACTACACCGCCGGGCCCGTCGCCACCACCGCCGCGCTCGACCAGCTGGAGCCGACCGTCGTCATCACCTCGAAGGCCCACCGGGCGCTCGTCGAGGAGTGCGGCTGGCCGGGCGGCAGAGACATCCTCGACATATTCATCGACAGCGAGCCCGTGGGCCTGCCCGACGGCCAGACCGTCTCGGTCAGCTTCACCGACCTCCTCGTGTCGGCGCCGGGCGAACCGCAGCCGGTGGAGCAGCCCTTCGAGGCCTTCTCCTTCACCTCCGGCACCAGCGGCGTCCCCAAGATGGTCGTCCGGCGCACCTCCTTCGAGGCCCGCCGCTTCGCCGACCTCGTCGACCAGTACGCCTTCGACGAAGAGGACGTCCACCTCGTCACCGTGCCGCTCTACCACGCCTCCGGGCCGGGCTGGGCGCGCATCTTCCTCACCCTGGGCGGCACCGTCGTCCTCGGCCCGCACGACGACGCCGGGGAGCTCATCCGCATCATCCAGGACGAGGGCGTCTCCACCACCCTCATGGTGCCGCCCGTCCTGGCCCGGGTCGTCGCCCACCCGAACTCCGAGCACCTGCACAAGACCTCCCGCCTGCACTTCGTGCTCTCCGGCGGCCGGCACCTCAACCGGTGGGTCATCAACAACGCCTGGGACCGCCTCGGGCCGGTGCTCCACCTCTACTACGGGACGACCGAGACCGGCGTGAACGTCATGATCGGCCCCGAGGAGCTGCACGTGGCGCCCTGCCGCTCCGGCCGCCCCATGCCCGGCAACACCGTCGTCGTCCTCGACGCCGACAACAAGCCGCTCCCGAAGGGCAGTCGGGGCCGGGTCGCCATCGCCAGCTACCAGCTGATGGACAGTTACGCGACGAGCGAGCCCGACTTCATGACCCTCGACTACGGCGGCCGTACGCAGCGCTTCCTGCTCACCGGCGACAGCGGGCTCGTCGACGAGGCGGGCCGGCTCGAACTCACCGGCCGCAACGACGGCGTCGCGAAGGCCGAGGCCGGCAAGCCGCTCGACGTCAACATCTTCGGTCTCGAAGCCGACTTGATGGACCTGCCCTGCGTCCGGGAGACCGCCGTCCTGCGGACCAGCCTCCCCGGTGTGGGCGAGGTGCTCGTCGTGCCCTTCACGCCGGTCGCGCCGGAGCGCCAGGAGAGCGGCTACCGGGCGGTCAGCGCCGCCTGCGCCCGCCGGGTGCCCTGCCTCCCGGCGTACGTCGTCCCCGTCGACGCCATCCCGTACAGCCCGACCGGCAAGGTCAGGGCCGCCCAGCTCCTGGAGTCGGTCCTGCCGCTGCTCGACATCCGGCCCGCGGACTCCCGCGAGCCGGAGCCGGCCGGCGTCTGA
- a CDS encoding DMT family transporter, producing the protein MNSQNTYTRGVLLCLLATVSWGAMFPLMDSTLQHIDPFTFTVMRYTIAGAMFLVFLRMREGRAGLRLKGERIGLAWLFGTAGFAGFQFLVFFGQDLIGARGALNASIMMATMPMMGFLVNWVLKKVVPPKFSLVFIAMSFVGTILVVSDGDIGSLIADPKTAGADALLLFAALCWVVYTSGASYFPTWSPIKYTAITTVLGLASAAVITAIILAAGGVPVPTAGAVGSILPQLAYMSVIAGFVGVLGWNFGNRYLGPLNGVLFMDVVPITAFVISALTGVVPAGMQIVGASLTAAALVFNNLYLRRVAAKAAAAAPAPTPTPVVASGSGSGTASGSASGTSSASAPAPVGSGSRS; encoded by the coding sequence ATGAACAGTCAGAACACGTACACGCGAGGCGTCCTCCTCTGCCTCCTGGCCACGGTGTCCTGGGGCGCGATGTTCCCCCTCATGGACTCCACCCTCCAGCACATCGACCCCTTCACCTTCACCGTGATGCGGTACACCATCGCCGGTGCGATGTTCCTGGTCTTCCTGCGGATGCGGGAGGGCAGGGCGGGGCTCCGTCTCAAGGGCGAGCGCATCGGTCTGGCCTGGCTGTTCGGCACGGCCGGCTTCGCGGGCTTCCAGTTCCTGGTCTTCTTCGGCCAGGACCTGATCGGCGCGCGCGGCGCCCTCAACGCCTCGATCATGATGGCGACCATGCCCATGATGGGCTTCCTGGTGAACTGGGTGCTGAAGAAGGTCGTTCCGCCGAAGTTCTCGCTCGTCTTCATCGCGATGTCCTTCGTCGGCACCATCCTCGTCGTCTCCGACGGTGACATCGGCTCGCTGATCGCCGACCCGAAGACGGCCGGCGCCGACGCCCTGCTGCTCTTCGCCGCGCTGTGCTGGGTCGTCTACACCTCGGGCGCGAGCTACTTCCCGACCTGGTCCCCGATCAAGTACACCGCCATCACCACGGTCCTCGGCCTCGCCTCCGCCGCCGTCATCACGGCGATCATCCTGGCCGCCGGCGGCGTCCCGGTCCCGACGGCGGGCGCCGTGGGCTCGATCCTGCCCCAGCTGGCCTACATGAGCGTCATCGCCGGCTTCGTCGGTGTCCTCGGCTGGAACTTCGGCAACCGCTACCTCGGCCCGCTCAACGGCGTCCTGTTCATGGACGTGGTGCCGATCACCGCCTTCGTGATCTCCGCCCTGACCGGTGTCGTCCCGGCCGGCATGCAGATCGTCGGTGCCTCGCTCACCGCCGCGGCGCTGGTCTTCAACAACCTGTACCTGCGCCGGGTGGCCGCCAAGGCCGCGGCGGCCGCCCCGGCCCCGACCCCGACGCCGGTCGTGGCTTCCGGTTCGGGTTCCGGTACGGCGTCCGGTTCGGCGTCCGGTACGAGTTCCGCTTCCGCCCCGGCGCCCGTCGGCTCCGGCAGCAGGTCCTGA